A window from Kovacikia minuta CCNUW1 encodes these proteins:
- the ispF gene encoding 2-C-methyl-D-erythritol 2,4-cyclodiphosphate synthase, with the protein MSVSIRIGNGYDIHRLVPDRPLILGGVRIPHELGLLGHSDADVLTHAIMDAMLGALSLGDIGHYFPPTDPKWEGADSLKLLAQVDQLIQTKGWAISNIDSVLIAERPKLKPHISTMRDRLAKVLNLHPDQVGVKATTNEKLDATGREEGIAAYAVVLLQAARVT; encoded by the coding sequence ATGTCAGTCAGCATTCGGATTGGGAATGGGTACGATATTCACCGTCTGGTTCCAGATCGTCCTCTGATTTTGGGGGGAGTAAGAATTCCTCACGAGTTGGGGTTGCTGGGCCACAGCGATGCCGATGTGCTAACCCATGCGATTATGGATGCGATGCTAGGAGCCTTAAGCCTGGGAGATATTGGGCACTATTTTCCGCCAACAGACCCAAAGTGGGAGGGCGCAGACAGCTTGAAATTGTTGGCTCAGGTCGATCAGCTTATTCAAACAAAAGGATGGGCGATCAGCAATATTGATTCAGTGTTAATTGCGGAACGACCGAAGCTGAAGCCCCATATTTCAACGATGCGCGATCGTCTCGCTAAGGTTCTCAACCTCCACCCTGACCAGGTGGGCGTTAAAGCCACCACAAACGAGAAATTAGATGCCACCGGGCGCGAGGAAGGAATCGCTGCCTATGCCGTTGTTCTGCTTCAGGCTGCCAGGGTTACTTGA
- a CDS encoding DUF2997 domain-containing protein — protein MAEYQKIEYRIGKDGKVTETVLDGKGETCLLVTEGLERSLGEVESRELLPEYDGDAENAVGIDAVTSQSQTLQQG, from the coding sequence ATGGCAGAGTATCAAAAGATTGAGTATCGCATTGGTAAAGACGGAAAGGTGACTGAAACAGTTCTTGATGGCAAAGGTGAAACCTGCCTACTGGTAACAGAAGGATTGGAGCGATCGCTGGGTGAAGTCGAATCCCGTGAATTGTTGCCTGAATACGATGGCGATGCCGAAAATGCGGTTGGCATTGATGCCGTAACGTCACAGTCACAAACGCTCCAGCAGGGTTAG